A single region of the Thermoanaerobacterium sp. PSU-2 genome encodes:
- a CDS encoding penicillin-binding transpeptidase domain-containing protein: MLNSMNRNIKILFAVFSILFFSLIAYLSYFQLYEKNKLITSSYSVYNKRLIEQEKKILRGSIYDRNGNVLAKSTIVNGEQIRQYLDGVPFADIIGYSRRIYQQGSTGIENTYDRELLGMINTDPMTFLRETVLGKSQVGDDVVLTVDKRLQDLAYSLLGGRKGAVVALDPKTGAVLALASSPSYDPNTLGENWSSVMNSPDHVVLNRATQGLYPPGSIFKIITASAALTYKPDIYNQTFNDVGYVTVDGNKITNYDNIAYGTIGFQKAFYVSSNTSFVKIGLQLGRSNLEAMANKYGLNDSVPFDIPVEKNQFPSIPLINGEVQLAESSIGQGKILVTPLTMALMASAPANGGVIMKPYLMDYVKNPVTGEILEKTTPEKYLNPITKDVADKIKQLMIGVVQQGTGTAAQIPGIAVAGKTGTAENPHGQAHAWFVGFAPADDPKIVVSVIIENGGAGGATAAPIAREIMKAYLGY; this comes from the coding sequence ATGTTGAACAGTATGAACCGCAACATTAAAATACTTTTTGCCGTCTTTTCAATCCTTTTTTTTAGCCTCATAGCGTATCTTTCTTACTTTCAGTTATATGAAAAGAATAAACTTATCACAAGTTCATACAGCGTCTATAACAAAAGGCTGATTGAACAGGAAAAAAAGATTTTAAGAGGAAGTATTTACGATAGAAATGGCAATGTCCTGGCAAAAAGCACTATTGTAAATGGTGAACAAATTAGGCAGTATCTTGATGGGGTGCCTTTTGCAGATATAATCGGTTACAGCAGGAGGATATATCAACAAGGCAGTACAGGTATAGAAAACACGTACGACAGAGAACTGCTTGGAATGATCAATACAGATCCTATGACTTTTTTAAGAGAGACTGTTTTAGGAAAAAGTCAGGTTGGCGATGATGTGGTACTGACTGTGGATAAAAGGCTGCAGGATTTGGCGTATAGCTTATTAGGAGGCAGAAAAGGTGCTGTAGTGGCTTTAGATCCAAAAACAGGCGCGGTGTTGGCGCTAGCATCGTCTCCGTCCTACGATCCAAATACTTTAGGCGAAAACTGGAGCAGTGTGATGAATAGTCCTGACCACGTCGTTTTAAACAGAGCCACGCAGGGATTGTACCCTCCAGGTTCAATATTTAAAATTATAACGGCTTCTGCTGCTTTGACGTACAAACCTGACATTTACAATCAAACATTTAACGATGTAGGGTATGTAACAGTTGATGGGAATAAGATCACAAACTATGACAACATAGCCTATGGGACTATAGGGTTTCAAAAGGCATTTTACGTTTCTTCCAATACCTCTTTTGTAAAGATAGGACTTCAGTTGGGACGTTCGAATTTAGAAGCTATGGCCAACAAGTATGGACTGAATGACAGCGTTCCATTTGACATACCTGTTGAAAAGAATCAGTTTCCATCAATTCCGCTGATAAACGGCGAGGTTCAATTGGCGGAAAGCTCCATTGGGCAAGGCAAGATTTTAGTCACGCCGTTGACGATGGCTTTGATGGCTTCGGCACCTGCGAATGGCGGGGTTATCATGAAACCATATCTTATGGATTACGTCAAAAATCCAGTTACTGGGGAGATATTAGAAAAAACGACACCAGAAAAATATCTAAATCCGATAACAAAAGATGTAGCTGATAAGATAAAACAGCTTATGATAGGCGTTGTGCAGCAAGGTACAGGTACGGCGGCGCAGATACCAGGCATTGCTGTTGCAGGCAAAACAGGCACTGCAGAAAATCCACATGGGCAAGCACATGCTTGGTTTGTAGGATTTGCACCTGCTGACGATCCAAAGATCGTAGTCTCAGTGATCATAGAAAATGGCGGTGCTGGTGGAGCTACTGCTGCGCCTATTGCCAGAGAAATCATGAAGGCGTATTTAGGCTATTGA
- a CDS encoding FtsW/RodA/SpoVE family cell cycle protein, whose translation MEEYVKTGSKAMKDIFLIFVIAFMLLFIYHKPKGFDTIYFTIAFLPLIYIVYYLHVRLFPMGEIQLVILSSFLTEMGLIMIYRVAPDLILKQIAWIFIGFILYFASSYASLHYDFFYKVKYGDYVYLAISFILLFSTFIFGKEIGGSKNWLTFGSVSVQPSEVVKIIYIIYLARYLKDHKNTNDIIKIGAITILIVGVLVIEKDLGTALLFYLTTMFMIFVATSSVLYTGVGVAFLGIGGVISYFLFNHVRVRIQAWLNPWMDVPGKTYQIAQSLFAIGAGGFFGTGLGMGHPEYIPVVASDFIFSAISEEFGMLGAVAIILVYFVIMYRGIKVALEAKDEFGALIAIGLTSIFSLQVFTIIGGVIKFIPLTGVTLPFVSYGGSSMVMSFITLGMLNGIAVREDEDVEQYEPQH comes from the coding sequence ATGGAAGAGTATGTTAAGACTGGCTCGAAGGCTATGAAAGATATTTTTTTGATATTTGTAATCGCCTTTATGTTGCTTTTTATATATCATAAGCCTAAAGGGTTTGATACGATTTACTTTACGATAGCCTTTTTGCCGCTTATTTACATTGTTTATTATCTGCATGTTAGGCTTTTTCCCATGGGAGAAATTCAGCTTGTTATACTAAGCTCTTTTTTGACAGAGATGGGCCTCATAATGATATACAGAGTGGCGCCTGATTTGATATTGAAGCAGATTGCTTGGATATTTATAGGCTTTATTTTGTACTTTGCTTCATCATACGCTTCTCTCCATTATGATTTTTTTTACAAGGTTAAGTACGGAGACTACGTGTATTTAGCAATATCCTTTATTTTGTTGTTTTCCACATTTATATTTGGAAAGGAAATAGGTGGTTCTAAAAACTGGCTTACGTTTGGTTCCGTTTCAGTACAGCCATCTGAAGTGGTTAAGATAATTTATATAATATACCTTGCAAGGTATTTAAAAGACCATAAGAATACAAACGACATAATAAAAATAGGCGCAATAACAATTTTGATTGTAGGGGTTTTAGTAATTGAAAAAGATCTTGGTACTGCACTACTGTTTTACCTTACAACGATGTTTATGATATTTGTGGCGACTTCAAGCGTGCTTTACACAGGCGTAGGTGTAGCTTTTTTAGGAATTGGAGGCGTCATTTCGTACTTTCTTTTTAATCATGTTCGCGTTAGAATACAGGCATGGCTAAATCCATGGATGGATGTACCTGGGAAGACATACCAAATTGCTCAGTCTCTCTTTGCAATAGGTGCAGGAGGCTTTTTTGGCACTGGTCTTGGCATGGGACATCCTGAATATATTCCGGTTGTAGCCAGCGATTTTATTTTTTCAGCCATTAGTGAAGAGTTTGGGATGTTGGGAGCTGTTGCTATAATCTTGGTCTACTTTGTGATAATGTATAGAGGCATAAAAGTCGCTTTAGAGGCCAAAGATGAATTTGGTGCTTTGATCGCGATAGGACTTACCAGCATATTCAGTTTACAGGTTTTTACAATAATAGGCGGCGTCATAAAATTCATACCACTGACAGGCGTGACACTTCCTTTTGTAAGCTACGGCGGAAGTTCAATGGTAATGAGCTTTATAACATTAGGCATGTTAAACGGCATCGCAGTAAGAGAGGATGAGGATGTTGAACAGTATGAACCGCAACATTAA
- a CDS encoding FHA domain-containing protein — MYQLAANILKYVLLLLIYLFLYRVFKIIYLDIKGVRKEREITKAKLVSLSGMGSFNLFEVTTIGRADDCDIVVDNPYVSSKHAMIRKKGKKYIIQDLNSTNGTFVNGRRVKNIARLKNEDVIKLGNEEYRFLI, encoded by the coding sequence ATGTATCAACTGGCAGCAAACATATTAAAATATGTATTATTACTGCTTATATATCTTTTTTTGTACAGAGTTTTTAAGATTATTTACCTTGACATTAAGGGCGTAAGAAAAGAAAGAGAGATTACAAAGGCAAAGTTGGTTTCTCTTTCAGGTATGGGTAGCTTCAACCTTTTTGAAGTGACAACAATTGGCAGAGCCGATGATTGCGATATAGTCGTTGATAATCCTTATGTATCCAGTAAACATGCCATGATCAGAAAAAAGGGCAAAAAATACATCATACAGGATCTAAATAGCACAAACGGGACATTTGTAAATGGCAGGCGTGTAAAAAACATTGCCAGATTGAAAAATGAAGATGTGATAAAACTGGGGAATGAAGAGTACAGATTTTTGATTTAA